In Campylobacter sp., the DNA window ACGGCGTAAAAACCTGATCCAGGTTTTTCATCGCATCGCCGTAGATACCCTTTTTCAGGCGAAACATCGTCATTTCTTGAGAACTTACAAACTTCTCTATTGCTTTTATCGTATCGTTTTTATTCACTGAATTTTTCCCTTTTAAAATATGAAACGCTCGGATTATATCGTTTGTTTTATAAAAATCCGTTAAAAATCGGTTAAATTTTGCCCTAGCGTTTTAGCCAAATTTCTTTGAGCGCTTTTGATTAAATTTCCTGCCTCAGCCGCCGCACTTCTCGCACAATCCTCGCACGAGCACACTTTTGACATTTTTTTGTGGCAAAGTAGGCATCGAAATCTCCTCCATTTTATGGCAGCTTTCACAGATAAAATACGCTTTGGCGCCGTCGGTGAGCTCATAAAAGCTTTTATGATTATTCTCGCTGGTAATTATCAAATTTTTTTCTTCCAAAAGCGCTATATTGCGATATATCGTGGTTTTATTAGCACCTGTTAGTTCTACTAGTTCATCATAGCTTACCGGGCATTTTTTCTCGCTTAGGATCTGCACGATCTGCACTCTAAGTGCTGTAGGAGCAATATCGTGACTCGCTAAAAAATCTTTGTGATCCATTTTACGCCTTTTTTAAAATTTAAGCGATGATAGCGAAATTTAGATAAATTTATATTAAGTTGCAACTAAGTTGCTTTTGATATACTTCCGCAATTTTTTTTGGAAAGGAATTTTATGAAAAAGCTTATTTTCACGCTTTTAGCAGCTAGTTGCGTAGTATTCGCCAAACCTACGGTCACTACGACCATACTTCCTACGAAGTATTTTGTTGAACAGATTGCAGGCGATACCCTGCAGGTAAATACGATGGTCGGCAAAGGCGCCGATCCGCACACATACGAGCCTAAGCCTTCGGAGATGAAAATGCTAGAAAATAGTGATCTGTATTTTGCAGTCGGTATAGAATTTGATGAAGTCTGGCTACCAAAGCTTGCTGCATCGTATCCGAAGATGAAGATAATCCGCACCGAAGATGGCATTACCAAAATGGCTATGGCAGAGCATCACCATCACGACGAACATGATCATAGCTCACATCACGATGATCACGATCATGACGCGCATCATGAGCATGGTGACAAAGACCACGAGGCGCACGAGCACCATCACCATCACGGCGGTTTAGACCCACATATCTGGCTCGATCCGCAGCTTGTAAAAATTCAAGCTAAAAATATTAAAGACGCGTTAACCAAACAGTATCCTAAGGATGCTAAAATTTATGAAATAAATTTCGATAAATTTGCTAAAAAGCTTGACGAGCTAGACGCTTACGCAAAGCAGAAATTAGCGGGCGTCAAGGGAAAGAAATTTATGGTTTATCATCCGTCTTGGGGCTATTTCGCGCATCGATACGATTTAGAGCAGATCGCAGTCGAAGTGGAGGGCAAAGAGCCTAAGCCTGCGGATTTAGCCGAGCTAATCGAGGAAGCCAAAGAGGAAAAGATCAAGGTGATTTTCGTCGCACCGCAGTTTTCCAAAAAGGCAGCGCAAACCATCGCCGCACAAACGGGCGCAAAGGTGATGGAGATCGATCAGCTGCCGCTAGATTGGTACGAGACAATGAAAAAGACGATCGACGTTTTCGGAGAAAATTTGTAGTTGATGAAATTTATTAAAATTTTAATTTTATCCGCGATCTTTAGCTCGCGGATATTTGCGTGCGCTCTGTGCGCCCTATACACGCCCACTGCGCACGTTAGCATCACTCCCGTCGCACAAGACGGCAAGATCGTGAGTCTGCATTTTTCGTGGCTTTTCTCTCAAAATTTTACCGACGTCATAATGCAGACCTACGATATAAATTCCAATGCCAAGCTTGAAAATAGCGAGCTTGCCGAGATAACTAAGGCGATGACCGATTATCTAACCCCCAAAAACTATCTTTGCGAAGCGGAATTCTACGATCAAGCGCCAAAAAACGCAAAGCTCGCGCTTAGCAACCTAGTAGGCACGCAGATCAAGGGAAATTTTAAAAACGCAATAAGCCTCGTCAAAAAGGGCAGACTCGTGTTCGAGTTCGATCAAAAGGTCGGCTTCGAGCTGCGCAATAACCGCGTTCTTAAAATTTCCATTAACGACGATCAGGGATTTTTCAATTTCAAAATGCTTGACGATAAGCCCATTAATCTGGGCGAGGGCTTTGTAGCGAAGCCTAATTCAAATTTAGCCACCACTTTTATAGAATTTAGCGGCGAAAAGCCAAAAATCGCAGATAAAAAACCGCCAATTTCAAGCGCGCCGAACTCCGATTTAGCGCGGGATGGTCTTGTATCTAGCGAGCAGAGTCTTGTGGACTCAGAGGATAAACTTGCGCAAGGCGAGCAAACAAAACCTAATGCCAGCTCGGCGCGCAGATCAAACCAAAGATCCGTCGGCGACATCGTTTCGGAGGCTGCAGCAGAGGCTCAAAAAAACATCGCCGCTTCGGATACTCTCGCGCAGATTAATAAAACCGCCAAAAAGGACGCGCAGGCAAAAGGTGGCCCCGCAAATTCTGCAGCGTCTGTAGATAAAGACGCGGGTGAAAATTTGACGGCGATCCGAGACAACTCTTTAAATTCCACGCATTCTACGCAAAATCTAGCGACGCCGCCCATGGAGAGTTCTTTAAATTTAGCGCAAAATAGCGCGAGCAAAAACGGCGCCGCATCCGACAGCGACAATATTTCAAGCGAGCCACAAAAAGAGGCTACGCTGGGATTTGTCGCGCAAAAGACGATGGATTTTATGAAAAGCCTCAAAACGGCGTTTCGCGCAAGCAGCGAGCATGCAAGCGCAAGCACGATCCTATGGGTCTTGGCGCTTTCTTTTATATACGGCTTTTTCCACGCGGCAGGCCCAGGGCACGCGAAGCTGCTAACGGCGAGCTATTTCCTAGCCCATGGCGGCAGCTACGTCAAAGCCTTCGGATTTGCCCTTAAAATCGGGCTTCTACACGTCCTGGGAGCGCTCGTTTTAGTAAGCGCGAGCATGTTCGTGCTGCAAAACGTCGCAGGGCTCGTCTCTGCAAACTCCGCCTCGATCACCACGAAAATTTCGGCGCTTCTGATCATCGTCATAACGGCGCTCATCATCTACGACAAAGCTCGCCGCATAAGATCGGGCGCCCACCACGATGCGGGCTGCTCCTGCGCCGCTTGCGCTTCCGTTGCAAACACCGCAGAGACGGACGCGCACTTAAAAAATACGGCGTTTGCAAACGCTAGGGATTCCGCTCACGCAGCGTCAAAGAGTTATAAATTTTCTAAATTTAATATCCAAAGCGGCGAATCCGCGCAGTATTTGGATGCCAAAAATTTAGGCGCCGCAACGGCAGAGCTAAATTCGGATTCAAATTTAGCCGCAAATTTAGAGGAAAACTCGTCTAGCCAAAACGAGCAAAAACAGGCTTTAAATTCTGCAAATTTAAAAAACCAAACCTCATCTCGCTCGCTGCGAAATGGCGCGACTGGCGGCGGCGAGAAAGGGCGAGAGTGGCTTATCGCGCTTGCGGCGGCGCTCGTGCCCTGCCCTGGCACGATCCTTATTTTCGTGCTTGCCTTCAGCCTCGGAAGCTTCGCGCTTAGCGTCGCAAGTGCACTTTTCATCGGTTTTGGAATGAGCGTCGTGATATTTCTAGCCGCGCTTTTCGGCGCGAAGGCAAACGAGCTAAGCTCAAAGCGGCTCGTAAGCCTGAAGCTTTACGTCGAATTTTTGGGGCTTTTCGTGATGTTTGGGCTCGGGATTTTTATGTATTTCCTCTCAGACAACCTCAGGGTGCTGTGATCGCAAAATTTAAACGCAAATTTCAAAGGCGGCTCGCGTGAAATATAAGTTTACGCAATGCGTTAAATTTTAAATCCGGTGCGAATTGTTTTCAGAATAGTAAGATTTTAAAATTTACGCCGCACGGACTGCATAAATTAAGCTCCGATCTCGACTATTAATTATGCGGCGGAATTCGCTCTTTATAAATCACGTTAAATTTTGCTACAATACGGGCGAAATTTTTATCAAGGATAGATATGTCGCCTTCTTTGCAAGATGCTATTTCGCAAACTTCAATCGAGCAAAAAGCGTGCGCTAAAATTTTTAATAGATACCGCTACCTCAGTATAGTCGTCTTTTTTGCGGTCCTGTTCGTATTAGTGTATCTAGACGGCGTTGAAACAGACACTCCCTCTATAGAAATTGCCGAATTTTTGGGCGTCTTGATCCTTTTTCCGATCTTTTGGATATTTTTTCTGCATTGCGCCGGTCAAAAAACCGAAGCGGAAATTCGCTACTATAAATTTTACAAAGAGATATTCGTCCGCGCCGTCATAGACGATATGAACGCCGATTTAAAATACTATCCCTATACCGGCATGCAAGAAGAGGAATTTCAAAAATTTAGAATTGATAGGAAGTCCGGGATCAAAAGCGAGGATCGGATTACGGGCGCGCACTGCGGGATTAAATTTAGCCTCAGCGAGGTACATAGCAATAGCAGGTTTTACATGAAAACGGATAATCCGCTCATAGCGGCGATTATGTTGATCAAAATATTCTACGATAATTATATGGACTTTGACGGCAACGTACTGATCTGCGAGCTCGCGAAAAAAACCTCGGGCAAAACGATAGTGGTAAGCAGGGAGCTAAACGCCAAGATCTTCGGCGAAAAAGAGATGATGGACGATTTGGATTTTATGCGCGATTTTCGCGTGTTTGCGGATGACAAAGTAGAAGCGCGCTATTTGCTAACGCCCGCGTTTATGGAGCGTCTGCGCGAAATAAATCGCGAAACGAACGGCGAGTTTAGCTTGAGCGCGGTATTTATGGATAAGCGTTTATATCTATTTTTAAACGGTGCGCCCGATCTTTTTGAAACTACTCTTTTTGATAGGCCTGCTAGCATAGAGCTCGCGCGCGAATACCAAACGCAGATCCGCAAAATTTTAAGCCTAATCGAGACACTGGGGCCACAAATTAGCAGGACGCATTACGGCTGAAATTTTGTATCGACTAAATTTAGTCCGGGTGGAATTTTTCGGCGAAGCATAATTTCGGCAAAAACGTAAAATTTAATCAGCGGCGCAATCTCTCGGTAGTTGCCCTAAATTTAATCAGCAATAAAATCGCTCGGCGGTTGCCCGAAATTTAAACGGGCGATACGATTAGAGAGATGAAGCACCCGCTAATAAATTTAAAGCAAAAGCACCCTCCGTGTCTAAAAATTTATAAAATTTGACCGCGTTTCGCATCGCAGCCTCTAGCTTTTAGTGCCAAACCTGCATAGCGGCAAAATTTAATCGGCGACGCTTGTAATGATGAAATTTAAAGCAGATCTACAAGGACGAAATTTAAATTTAAAAGCAAGCTCAGGGCGAGAGTTAAATTTAAAGCGCTCGCGGCGTTTGCAAAAGTCGCACGCCACAACGTACCGCAAGCGCAGGTCTGCGCATACTCAAGTTCCGCCAAAATCCTCGCCGCGCGTTCCCGCATCGCCTCATCAAACGCCGTCATAGCTGAAATTGTAAATTTAAATTATAAAGAATTAAAACGAGGCGAAATTTAAAATTCCGCCTCCTAAGCGGAAAAGGATTAAAGCGCCGCGTAGCGCACCATTAGGCAGGTTTGAAGCGCCGCCAGTTTATCGAGCGTGCTTTTTTGCACTTCGGAATCGACCAAAATGACCGCCAAAGCGTCCCCCTCCTTGCCTCTGCCTAGGCGGAAGTCCGCGATATTGATGTTTTCGTCGGCTAGGATAGTGCTTACGGACTTGATAACGCCCGGCACGTCGGTGTTTTTGAAGATTATCATCTTGCCCTTCGGCTTAAAATCGGTCTTAAATCCGCCGATATTTACGATACGCTCCTCGCTGCCGTCAAAGACCGTACCTGCGACGTTTGAGATCGCCTCGTCGGTCATGATTTTTACCGCGATCTCGCTTTTATAGACGCTGTTTGCAAGCTCGCCGAAGCTCGTCTCGATCCCCTTTTCATCCGCAAGAAATTTAGCATTGACGTAATTTAGCGAATCGCCCAAAGAATCGTGCAGCGCGCCTACGATGGCAAAAACGAGCATCGATTTTAGATACTGCACCACCTCGCCGCTGCCCTCGATCGTGATCGATTTGATCGGGCCTTTATTGATCTGCGCCGCAAGATAGGCCATTTTCGAGACCAAATTTATATACGGCTCGATACCGCGCGGCAGATCCTCAAGCTTAAGCGGCAAATTTAAGGCGTTTGGATAGTTCAAGCCGCGTGCGGCGCTGATCGCCTGCTCCGCGGCTTCCCTGGCGATATTGCTTTGCGATTCGAGCGTATTTGCGCCAAGATGCGGAGTCGCGCTTAAATTTTCGATATCCAAAAGCTCATGATCGGTCGCAGGCTCTTTGTCGAACACGTCGATGCCGAGATACGCGATCTTGCCGCTGCGTAGATTGTTTGCGAGCGCTTTTTCATTATACAGCCCGCCTCTGGCGCAGTTTATTAGGCGCACGCCGTCTTTCATCTTCGCTATTTGCGGCTCGCCTACCATATTTATCGTCTCTTGATTTTTCGGCGTATGGATCGTGATGAAATCGCAAGATAAAATTTCGTCGAAATTTTTCGTATATTTTACTCCGAGCTTCGTGGCCTTTTCGGGCTCAATATATGGGTCGTAGGCAATGACGTTCATTCCAAACGCAAGCGCGCGCACCCCCACGCGCGAACCGATATTTCCAAAGCCGATGATGCCGAGGCTCTTTTTATAAAGCTCGGTGCCGTACCATTTCTCGCGCTTCCAAATTCTATTAATTTTCAGATCGTTGCAGGAATTTACATATTTGCGCGCCGCATTTAGTAGGTGGCACATGGTCATTTCGACCGCGGCGATGGTGTTTGCCGTAGGTACGTTCATCAAAATAATGCCGCGCTTGGAGCAGCCGTCGATATCGCAGTTATCCACACCCACGCCCGCGCGCACGATCGCTTTTAGCTTGGTGCCGGCATTTAGAAATTTCTCATCCACCGCCGTAGAGCTTCTGGTAATCGCAACGTCCGCATCGCCTAAAATTCCATATAGCTCGCTCTTGGGCACGCTCGTGGCGTCGATTACTTTAACGT includes these proteins:
- a CDS encoding HTH domain-containing protein, with protein sequence MDHKDFLASHDIAPTALRVQIVQILSEKKCPVSYDELVELTGANKTTIYRNIALLEEKNLIITSENNHKSFYELTDGAKAYFICESCHKMEEISMPTLPQKNVKSVLVRGLCEKCGG
- a CDS encoding zinc ABC transporter substrate-binding protein, giving the protein MKKLIFTLLAASCVVFAKPTVTTTILPTKYFVEQIAGDTLQVNTMVGKGADPHTYEPKPSEMKMLENSDLYFAVGIEFDEVWLPKLAASYPKMKIIRTEDGITKMAMAEHHHHDEHDHSSHHDDHDHDAHHEHGDKDHEAHEHHHHHGGLDPHIWLDPQLVKIQAKNIKDALTKQYPKDAKIYEINFDKFAKKLDELDAYAKQKLAGVKGKKFMVYHPSWGYFAHRYDLEQIAVEVEGKEPKPADLAELIEEAKEEKIKVIFVAPQFSKKAAQTIAAQTGAKVMEIDQLPLDWYETMKKTIDVFGENL
- a CDS encoding DUF1007 family protein, encoding MKFIKILILSAIFSSRIFACALCALYTPTAHVSITPVAQDGKIVSLHFSWLFSQNFTDVIMQTYDINSNAKLENSELAEITKAMTDYLTPKNYLCEAEFYDQAPKNAKLALSNLVGTQIKGNFKNAISLVKKGRLVFEFDQKVGFELRNNRVLKISINDDQGFFNFKMLDDKPINLGEGFVAKPNSNLATTFIEFSGEKPKIADKKPPISSAPNSDLARDGLVSSEQSLVDSEDKLAQGEQTKPNASSARRSNQRSVGDIVSEAAAEAQKNIAASDTLAQINKTAKKDAQAKGGPANSAASVDKDAGENLTAIRDNSLNSTHSTQNLATPPMESSLNLAQNSASKNGAASDSDNISSEPQKEATLGFVAQKTMDFMKSLKTAFRASSEHASASTILWVLALSFIYGFFHAAGPGHAKLLTASYFLAHGGSYVKAFGFALKIGLLHVLGALVLVSASMFVLQNVAGLVSANSASITTKISALLIIVITALIIYDKARRIRSGAHHDAGCSCAACASVANTAETDAHLKNTAFANARDSAHAASKSYKFSKFNIQSGESAQYLDAKNLGAATAELNSDSNLAANLEENSSSQNEQKQALNSANLKNQTSSRSLRNGATGGGEKGREWLIALAAALVPCPGTILIFVLAFSLGSFALSVASALFIGFGMSVVIFLAALFGAKANELSSKRLVSLKLYVEFLGLFVMFGLGIFMYFLSDNLRVL
- a CDS encoding DUF3137 domain-containing protein, which produces MSPSLQDAISQTSIEQKACAKIFNRYRYLSIVVFFAVLFVLVYLDGVETDTPSIEIAEFLGVLILFPIFWIFFLHCAGQKTEAEIRYYKFYKEIFVRAVIDDMNADLKYYPYTGMQEEEFQKFRIDRKSGIKSEDRITGAHCGIKFSLSEVHSNSRFYMKTDNPLIAAIMLIKIFYDNYMDFDGNVLICELAKKTSGKTIVVSRELNAKIFGEKEMMDDLDFMRDFRVFADDKVEARYLLTPAFMERLREINRETNGEFSLSAVFMDKRLYLFLNGAPDLFETTLFDRPASIELAREYQTQIRKILSLIETLGPQISRTHYG
- the serA gene encoding phosphoglycerate dehydrogenase — protein: MKTIIVCDAIHKIGFDMLKQESDVKVIDATSVPKSELYGILGDADVAITRSSTAVDEKFLNAGTKLKAIVRAGVGVDNCDIDGCSKRGIILMNVPTANTIAAVEMTMCHLLNAARKYVNSCNDLKINRIWKREKWYGTELYKKSLGIIGFGNIGSRVGVRALAFGMNVIAYDPYIEPEKATKLGVKYTKNFDEILSCDFITIHTPKNQETINMVGEPQIAKMKDGVRLINCARGGLYNEKALANNLRSGKIAYLGIDVFDKEPATDHELLDIENLSATPHLGANTLESQSNIAREAAEQAISAARGLNYPNALNLPLKLEDLPRGIEPYINLVSKMAYLAAQINKGPIKSITIEGSGEVVQYLKSMLVFAIVGALHDSLGDSLNYVNAKFLADEKGIETSFGELANSVYKSEIAVKIMTDEAISNVAGTVFDGSEERIVNIGGFKTDFKPKGKMIIFKNTDVPGVIKSVSTILADENINIADFRLGRGKEGDALAVILVDSEVQKSTLDKLAALQTCLMVRYAAL